A region from the Variovorax paradoxus genome encodes:
- a CDS encoding class I SAM-dependent methyltransferase: MQSLIPKIESQLASLPVPIALELPDGRRVAKPGFRVTLAFSEWSALAKLAAHQVGAIGEAYVEGRVQIEGAMRDLIDATVGMLPGNPAETNTTWWTRLLRLAKSHNSHSLHKDAEQIQFHYDVSDDFYALWLDPRRVYSCAYFRTPELTLAAAQEAKLDHICRKLMLQPGERFLDIGSGWGGLLLWAAEHYGVDATGITLSKNQHAHVQRLIEEKGLQGRVRVELRDYRELSADAPFDKISSVGMFEHVGAANMPTYFRKIHSLLKPGGLVLNHGITSGQLDYRQLGAGMGDFIEKYIFPGGELLHVTHVLRETAAAGLEMVDTESLRPHYARTLWAWSDALEAQLGTAREVLARAGGRQGENAERILRAYRLYLAGSAMSFEQGWISLHQMLSTKPDGRVEHGVLRGSQSVYPFARDYIYK; this comes from the coding sequence ATGCAAAGCTTGATACCCAAGATCGAGTCGCAGCTTGCGTCGCTGCCCGTGCCCATCGCGCTGGAACTGCCTGATGGCCGAAGAGTTGCCAAGCCGGGGTTCCGTGTCACCCTGGCGTTCAGCGAGTGGTCGGCGCTGGCCAAGCTGGCGGCGCACCAGGTGGGGGCCATCGGCGAAGCCTATGTGGAAGGCCGGGTCCAGATCGAAGGCGCGATGCGCGACCTGATCGACGCGACGGTGGGCATGCTGCCCGGCAACCCGGCGGAGACCAACACCACCTGGTGGACCCGCCTGCTGCGGCTGGCCAAGTCCCACAACTCGCATTCGCTGCACAAGGATGCCGAGCAGATCCAGTTCCACTACGACGTTTCCGACGATTTCTACGCGCTGTGGCTCGACCCGCGTCGGGTGTATTCGTGCGCCTATTTCCGCACTCCCGAGCTGACGCTGGCAGCGGCGCAGGAGGCCAAGCTCGACCACATCTGCCGCAAGCTGATGCTGCAGCCCGGCGAACGTTTTCTGGACATCGGCTCCGGCTGGGGCGGGCTGCTGCTGTGGGCGGCGGAGCACTACGGGGTGGACGCCACCGGCATCACGCTGTCGAAGAACCAGCATGCGCATGTGCAGCGCCTGATCGAGGAAAAGGGCCTGCAGGGCCGCGTGAGGGTGGAACTGCGCGACTACCGCGAGCTTTCCGCCGACGCGCCCTTCGACAAGATCTCGTCGGTCGGCATGTTCGAGCACGTGGGCGCGGCCAACATGCCCACCTACTTCCGCAAGATCCATTCGCTGCTCAAGCCCGGCGGCCTGGTGCTGAACCACGGCATCACCTCGGGCCAGCTCGACTACCGGCAACTGGGCGCGGGCATGGGCGATTTCATCGAGAAGTACATCTTTCCGGGCGGCGAGTTGCTGCACGTCACGCATGTGCTGCGCGAGACGGCCGCCGCGGGCCTTGAGATGGTGGACACCGAGAGCCTGCGCCCGCACTATGCGCGCACGCTCTGGGCCTGGTCCGACGCGCTCGAGGCGCAGCTCGGCACGGCGCGCGAAGTGCTCGCGCGCGCGGGCGGCCGCCAGGGCGAGAACGCGGAGCGCATCCTGCGGGCCTACCGCCTCTACCTGGCGGGCTCGGCCATGAGCTTCGAGCAAGGCTGGATCTCACTGCACCAGATGCTTTCGACCAAGCCCGACGGCCGGGTCGAGCACGGTGTTCTGCGCGGTTCGCAATCGGTGTACCCTTTTGCCCGTGACTACATCTACAAGTGA